A DNA window from Calliphora vicina chromosome 1, idCalVici1.1, whole genome shotgun sequence contains the following coding sequences:
- the GluClalpha gene encoding glutamate-gated chloride channel isoform X9 — translation MMQEYDLPVLMEREYSVQLTFREQWTDERLKFDDIQGRLKYLTLTEANRVWMPDLFFSNEKEGHFHNIIMPNVYIRIFPNGSVLYSIRISLTLACPMNLKLYPLDRQICSLRMASYGWTTNDLVFLWKEGDPVQVVKNLHLPRFTLEKFLTDYCNSKTNTGEYSCLKVDLLFKREFSYYLIQIYIPCCMLVIVSWVSFWLDQGAVPARVSLGVTTLLTMATQTSGINASLPPVSYTKAIDVWTGVCLTFVFGALLEFALVNYASRSGLNKANMHKENMKKKRRDLEQASIDAASDLLDTDSNATFAMKPLVRHPGDPMALEKLRQCEVHMQPPKRPNCCKTWLSKFPTRQCSRSKRIDVISRITFPLVFALFNLVYWSTYLFREEEDEAF, via the exons GAATACAGTGTGCAGTTGACATTCCGTGAACAGTGGACGGATGAACGTTTGAAATTTGATGACATACAAG GTCGTCTCAAATATTTGACATTGACAGAAGCCAATCGTGTTTGGATGCCTGATCTGTTCTTCTCCAATGAGAAAGAGGGTCATTTCCACAATATCATTATGCCAAATGTTTACATACGTATTTTTCCAAATGGTTCAGTTCTGTACAGTATTCGTATCTCACTGACATTGGCATGTCCCatgaatttgaaattatatCCATTGGATCGTCAAATTTGTTCACTACGTATGGCCAGTT ATGGCTGGACTACAAACGATCTTGTCTTCCTATGGAAAGAGGGTGATCCTGTACAAGTGGTAAAGAATTTACACCTACCTCGCTTTACACTCGAAAAATTCTTGACTGATTATTGCAACAGTAAAACCAATACGG GTGAATACAGTTGCCTCAAAGTCGATCTACTATTCAAGCGAGAATTCTCATATTacttaattcaaatttatatcCCATGCTGTATGCTGGTAATTGTCTCATGGGTGTCATTCTGGCTTGATCAAGGTGCTGTACCAGCTCGTGTATCATTGG GTGTTACCACTCTCCTAACAATGGCTACACAAACATCGGGTATTAATGCTTCACTGCCGCCAGTCTCATACACAAAGGCCATTGATGTTTGGACTGGTGTGTGTTTGACGTTCGTATTTGGTGCCCTGCTCGAATTCGCCTTGGTGAACTATGCGTCCCGCTCAGGTTTGAATAAAGCTA ACATGCACAAGGAGAATATGAAAAAGAAACGACGGGATTTGGAGCAGGCCAGTATAGATGCTGCTTCAGATTTATTGGATACAGACAGCAATGCAACATTTGCAATG AAACCTTTGGTACGTCATCCGGGTGATCCAATGGCATTGGAAAAGTTGAGACAATGTGAAGTTCATATGCAGCCACCAAAACGTCCAAACTGCTGTAAGACTTGGCTGTCAAAGTTCCCCACAag aCAATGTTCTAGATCGAAGAGAATCGATGTTATATCACGAATAACATTTCCCCTGGTCTTCGCCTTATTCAATTTGGTCTACTGGAGCACCTACCTGTTCCGTGAAGAGGAGGATGA GGCTTTCTAA
- the GluClalpha gene encoding glutamate-gated chloride channel isoform X10, producing MMQEYDLPVLMEREYSVQLTFREQWTDERLKFDDIQGRLKYLTLTEANRVWMPDLFFSNEKEGHFHNIIMPNVYIRIFPNGSVLYSIRISLTLACPMNLKLYPLDRQICSLRMASYGWTTNDLVFLWKEGDPVQVVKNLHLPRFTLEKFLTDYCNSKTNTGEYSCLKVDLLFKREFSYYLIQIYIPCCMLVIVSWVSFWLDQGAVPARVSLGVTTLLTMATQTSGINASLPPVSYTKAIDVWTGVCLTFVFGALLEFALVNYASRSDMHKENMKKKRRDLEQASIDAASDLLDTDSNATFAMKPLVRHPGDPMALEKLRQCEVHMQPPKRPNCCKTWLSKFPTRQCSRSKRIDVISRITFPLVFALFNLVYWSTYLFREEEDE from the exons GAATACAGTGTGCAGTTGACATTCCGTGAACAGTGGACGGATGAACGTTTGAAATTTGATGACATACAAG GTCGTCTCAAATATTTGACATTGACAGAAGCCAATCGTGTTTGGATGCCTGATCTGTTCTTCTCCAATGAGAAAGAGGGTCATTTCCACAATATCATTATGCCAAATGTTTACATACGTATTTTTCCAAATGGTTCAGTTCTGTACAGTATTCGTATCTCACTGACATTGGCATGTCCCatgaatttgaaattatatCCATTGGATCGTCAAATTTGTTCACTACGTATGGCCAGTT ATGGCTGGACTACAAACGATCTTGTCTTCCTATGGAAAGAGGGTGATCCTGTACAAGTGGTAAAGAATTTACACCTACCTCGCTTTACACTCGAAAAATTCTTGACTGATTATTGCAACAGTAAAACCAATACGG GTGAATACAGTTGCCTCAAAGTCGATCTACTATTCAAGCGAGAATTCTCATATTacttaattcaaatttatatcCCATGCTGTATGCTGGTAATTGTCTCATGGGTGTCATTCTGGCTTGATCAAGGTGCTGTACCAGCTCGTGTATCATTGG GTGTTACCACTCTCCTAACAATGGCTACACAAACATCGGGTATTAATGCTTCACTGCCGCCAGTCTCATACACAAAGGCCATTGATGTTTGGACTGGTGTGTGTTTGACGTTCGTATTTGGTGCCCTGCTCGAATTCGCCTTGGTGAACTATGCGTCCCGCTCAG ACATGCACAAGGAGAATATGAAAAAGAAACGACGGGATTTGGAGCAGGCCAGTATAGATGCTGCTTCAGATTTATTGGATACAGACAGCAATGCAACATTTGCAATG AAACCTTTGGTACGTCATCCGGGTGATCCAATGGCATTGGAAAAGTTGAGACAATGTGAAGTTCATATGCAGCCACCAAAACGTCCAAACTGCTGTAAGACTTGGCTGTCAAAGTTCCCCACAag aCAATGTTCTAGATCGAAGAGAATCGATGTTATATCACGAATAACATTTCCCCTGGTCTTCGCCTTATTCAATTTGGTCTACTGGAGCACCTACCTGTTCCGTGAAGAGGAGGATGAGTAA